The following proteins come from a genomic window of Salinicoccus sp. RF5:
- the rplA gene encoding 50S ribosomal protein L1, with protein MAKRSKKYQAALEKFDQNASYSVEEAVKLAKETSTVNFDASVEVAFRLGIDTRKNDQQIRGAIVLPHGTGKSQRVLVFAKGDKAKEAEAAGADYVGEQDYIQKINNGWFDFDVIVATPDMMGEVGKLGRVLGPKGLMPNPKTGTVTMDVTKAVEEIKAGKVEYRAEKSGIVHAAIGKVSFDDEKLADNFRAIADALTKAKPASSKGTYFKSVALSSTMGPGVKVDLNEVRV; from the coding sequence ATGGCTAAGAGAAGTAAAAAGTATCAGGCAGCTCTCGAGAAGTTTGATCAAAATGCGTCTTACAGCGTAGAAGAAGCAGTCAAACTTGCCAAAGAGACAAGCACTGTAAACTTCGATGCTTCTGTAGAAGTAGCATTCCGCCTGGGTATTGATACGCGTAAAAACGATCAGCAGATCCGTGGAGCAATCGTACTGCCGCACGGTACTGGCAAGTCACAGCGTGTATTGGTATTCGCTAAGGGCGACAAGGCGAAAGAAGCAGAAGCAGCAGGTGCAGACTACGTAGGAGAACAGGACTACATCCAGAAGATCAATAATGGATGGTTCGACTTCGATGTCATCGTAGCTACACCAGATATGATGGGTGAGGTCGGCAAGCTCGGCCGCGTGCTCGGACCAAAAGGTCTCATGCCGAACCCTAAAACAGGCACTGTAACAATGGATGTTACTAAAGCCGTTGAAGAGATCAAAGCAGGTAAAGTTGAATACCGTGCAGAAAAATCCGGTATCGTCCATGCAGCGATCGGCAAGGTTTCCTTCGATGATGAGAAGCTCGCCGACAACTTCAGGGCGATTGCTGATGCACTCACAAAAGCGAAACCGGCTTCTTCAAAAGGCACCTACTTCAAATCCGTGGCACTGTCTTCAACAATGGGGCCTGGTGTCAAAGTTGATCTGAACGAAGTAAGGGTCTAA